The genomic interval CTCCCTTCCCCCGCGCAGTTTGCGGGGGAAGGGCTGGGGATGGGGGGCCCCGGCCCGAGCACCGGACCTGCCCGAACGCACCTAACCCATACTCGCTGTCACCCGGGATGATCAATCCGTCGTGATCCGCCGCAATGGACCACCGCCCGTCGAACTCATCCCCGTGGGCGAAGTTTCCCTGGGGCTGCTTCGAATGCTGGCCGACGACCTGCGCGCGCGGGCGGGAATGCAATGCAGGGTGGGTGGGTCGATGCCGCTCGCCGGCGAGTGGCGCGACGCGGAAAGCCATCTGTATCGCTCCGGCGGCATCATGCAGGCCCTGATCGCCAGCCACGGCGCGGGTGCGCGGTCGTGGAAGCTGGCAATAGCCGACGCGGGCCTTTGCGCCGAGGACGTGGGACCGGTGTTCGGCGAGGCGGCCATGGACGGGTGCTGCGCCGTCATCGGGCTGCTGCCGCTGAGGCACGGATCGGGCGCGGACGCGGACGTTCTTCGCGGCCGGCTGCTCACCGAGGCGCTCCACGAGCTGGCGCACCTGGACGGAGCGGACCACTGCGGGCGCGAGTCGTGCGTCATGTATCCCTCCCGCCACATTGCCGACACCGACCGCAAGGCGGCCGGGTTCTGCGACGACTGCCGCCGGGCGT from Longimicrobium sp. carries:
- a CDS encoding archaemetzincin, whose protein sequence is MGEVSLGLLRMLADDLRARAGMQCRVGGSMPLAGEWRDAESHLYRSGGIMQALIASHGAGARSWKLAIADAGLCAEDVGPVFGEAAMDGCCAVIGLLPLRHGSGADADVLRGRLLTEALHELAHLDGADHCGRESCVMYPSRHIADTDRKAAGFCDDCRRALKWRGLRKP